In Chloroflexota bacterium, one DNA window encodes the following:
- a CDS encoding SDR family oxidoreductase: MGRLDGKTGLVTGAASGIGRATAIAFAREGARVVVVDVAVKEGEETVRVIQEAGGEAIFVKADVSQEADVERMVRKTVERYGRLDCAVNNAGIDGDTALTADCSKQNWDRVIAINLTGVFLGMKYQIAQMLKQGGGAIVNTASTMGLVAHQNVPAYVASKHGVVGLTKSTALGYVKNNIRVNAICPGNTRTAILDRVMKEMPDIFEALMAVTPIGRLAEPDEMANAIVWLCSDAASYCTGHALVVDGCYSIQ, from the coding sequence ATGGGTAGACTGGATGGAAAGACGGGTTTGGTCACCGGCGCAGCTTCAGGGATCGGAAGGGCCACGGCCATTGCCTTTGCTAGAGAAGGAGCCAGGGTGGTCGTTGTAGACGTCGCGGTGAAGGAGGGTGAAGAGACGGTTCGCGTGATCCAGGAGGCTGGGGGTGAGGCCATCTTTGTCAAAGCCGATGTCTCGCAAGAAGCTGATGTTGAAAGGATGGTCAGGAAGACGGTGGAGAGGTATGGGCGGCTGGACTGCGCTGTGAACAATGCTGGAATTGACGGAGATACCGCCTTGACAGCGGACTGTTCCAAGCAGAATTGGGATCGGGTGATTGCCATCAATCTGACTGGCGTATTTCTAGGGATGAAGTATCAGATTGCGCAAATGCTCAAGCAAGGGGGTGGAGCCATTGTCAACACGGCATCGACTATGGGGTTGGTGGCTCATCAGAATGTCCCCGCTTACGTTGCCAGCAAGCACGGCGTCGTTGGGCTGACCAAATCAACGGCTCTGGGGTATGTCAAGAACAACATTCGGGTTAATGCCATATGCCCTGGGAATACTCGGACAGCTATACTGGATCGTGTCATGAAGGAAATGCCGGATATCTTCGAAGCCTTGATGGCAGTGACGCCGATAGGACGGCTCGCCGAACCCGATGAGATGGCTAATGCGATCGTTTGGCTCTGCTCCGATGCGGCCTCTTACTGTACCGGACATGCCCTGGTGGTAGACGGTTGCTACTCAATCCAATAG
- a CDS encoding SufD family Fe-S cluster assembly protein, with the protein MRHEDELKQKAAKALDKKAPLGPDVDLSKYDTAPVPHTYLADKELCLLPEKEQQRLTMSGIDVTQQTRGGTYFQKDTSVVHCSARQEGVEVIPIRQALKENGWIRDYYWKLVAVDTDKYTAAVELELHDGYVIRSLPGSSSIYPIQACLFLNKDGLQQNVHNIIIAEEGSELHVITGCTTSPHLKRGIHVGISEFFVKKNAKLSFTMIHNWAEEMQVRPRSVARVEAGGLFINNYVCMKPVKSLQMYPTAYLVGEGAVARFYSIIVGTPGSQYDLGGRIYLKTVGNRAEIVSRAISNGGDITARGHLIGEVGGIKAHMECRGLILNGGVIRAVPELEGHADGVEMSHEAAVGKIAQEEIAYLMSRGLSEEEATSTIVRGFLSVDIEGLPQQLKLEMDRAIEASGKDVM; encoded by the coding sequence ATGCGCCATGAAGACGAGTTAAAGCAAAAAGCGGCCAAGGCATTAGATAAGAAAGCGCCGCTGGGCCCGGACGTTGACCTCAGCAAGTATGACACAGCTCCGGTGCCCCATACGTACCTGGCCGACAAAGAGTTGTGCCTCTTGCCAGAAAAGGAACAGCAGCGTCTGACCATGTCAGGGATTGATGTTACCCAGCAGACGAGGGGCGGTACCTATTTCCAAAAGGATACCTCAGTGGTGCATTGCAGTGCTAGGCAGGAGGGCGTTGAGGTCATCCCTATCCGGCAGGCCCTGAAGGAGAATGGCTGGATTCGAGACTACTACTGGAAACTGGTAGCTGTCGATACAGACAAATACACCGCGGCTGTGGAACTGGAATTGCATGATGGCTACGTCATTCGATCCCTTCCGGGAAGCAGCAGCATTTATCCCATCCAGGCCTGCCTCTTTCTGAACAAGGATGGGCTTCAGCAAAATGTTCACAACATTATCATTGCTGAAGAAGGCTCTGAGTTGCACGTCATCACTGGGTGTACCACTTCACCTCATCTCAAGAGGGGGATCCATGTCGGCATTTCGGAGTTCTTTGTGAAAAAGAATGCCAAACTAAGCTTCACCATGATTCACAACTGGGCAGAGGAGATGCAGGTGCGGCCCCGGTCAGTGGCCCGTGTGGAGGCAGGGGGTCTTTTCATAAACAACTACGTTTGCATGAAGCCTGTCAAATCCCTACAGATGTATCCCACTGCCTACCTGGTAGGAGAAGGTGCTGTGGCCCGCTTCTACAGCATCATTGTTGGCACTCCGGGCTCGCAGTATGACCTGGGTGGCCGGATCTATCTGAAGACGGTGGGCAATCGGGCCGAAATCGTGTCTCGGGCAATAAGCAACGGTGGCGATATCACCGCCCGGGGCCATCTGATTGGCGAGGTTGGTGGAATCAAGGCCCACATGGAATGCCGTGGCCTCATTTTGAATGGGGGGGTTATTCGTGCTGTCCCCGAACTGGAAGGCCACGCAGACGGAGTGGAGATGTCCCACGAGGCAGCAGTGGGTAAGATTGCTCAGGAAGAGATCGCCTACCTCATGTCCCGCGGCTTGAGCGAAGAAGAGGCCACCTCTACCATCGTCCGTGGCTTTCTCAGTGTGGACATCGAGGGCTTGCCACAGCAACTGAAGCTCGAAATGGATCGGGCGATTGAGGCCAGTGGCAAGGACGTGATGTGA
- a CDS encoding ABC transporter ATP-binding protein, producing MLQIEDLQVEIDGKTLLEHIDLEIKPGETHVLFGPNGSGKTSLVMTIMGYPQYKVTKGRILFRGVDITHLPINERAQMGIGMSYQRPPTIHGLKTRQMVQICARGQGDVEELAGRVNFASFLDRDINAGFSGGEIKRSELLQLMAQNPDLMLFDEPESGVDLENLAVVGKIIAVLLQKAHVPGDTKPASQMKRERTKMGLIITHTGYILDYVPADKGYVLYDGVLSCSGNPREILKWISECGYQECAKCAMKTS from the coding sequence ATGCTGCAAATCGAAGACCTGCAAGTGGAGATCGATGGGAAAACGCTACTGGAGCACATTGATCTGGAGATCAAGCCTGGGGAGACACACGTCCTTTTTGGGCCCAATGGCTCAGGAAAGACATCCCTGGTCATGACCATTATGGGTTATCCTCAGTACAAGGTCACCAAAGGGAGAATTCTTTTCAGAGGAGTAGACATCACACATCTGCCCATAAACGAACGAGCCCAGATGGGAATCGGCATGTCCTATCAGCGGCCTCCGACGATTCACGGCTTGAAGACCCGCCAGATGGTGCAGATTTGTGCTAGAGGGCAGGGAGACGTGGAAGAGCTAGCCGGCCGGGTCAATTTCGCCAGTTTTCTCGACCGGGACATCAATGCCGGATTCTCAGGAGGTGAGATCAAGCGTTCGGAGCTGCTGCAACTGATGGCACAGAATCCAGACCTGATGCTGTTCGATGAGCCAGAATCAGGGGTGGACCTGGAGAACCTTGCCGTAGTGGGCAAGATAATCGCTGTTTTGCTCCAGAAGGCCCACGTTCCTGGCGACACCAAACCTGCCTCACAGATGAAGCGCGAACGAACAAAAATGGGGCTAATTATTACCCATACTGGCTATATCCTCGATTACGTGCCAGCCGACAAGGGATATGTTCTTTATGACGGAGTGCTGAGCTGTAGCGGCAACCCCCGGGAAATCTTGAAGTGGATCAGCGAATGCGGATATCAGGAGTGCGCCAAATGCGCCATGAAGACGAGTTAA
- a CDS encoding copper-translocating P-type ATPase, which yields MITMTKQTTLQITGMTCATCAGTVENTLFEVPGVLRANVNLATEKATVEYNPALVSEKALVDAIADAGYGVVTSEVTLGLVGMTCVNCAQTIEKALQDVDGVISASVNFAAEKAIVRYNPETVTLAALKKAVSDAGYQAVFTSELAGDSERQARERQSRRLKMLLMFSFSLAIPIFILSMVTPLGHSANNLLLLALTTPIQFFVGWQFYVGTYRAIRNRRANMDALIALGTSAAYIYSVLVIISMETFGKHVYFDTAALIISIVLLGRYLEARAKGKTSEAIKKLIGLQAKTAHILVEGKEIEVPVEEVAVDNIVVVRPGEKITVDGIVTEGTSAVDESMLTGEAMPREKKEGDSVVGATINKNGFLKFRASRVGQETVLAQIIRLVEQAQGSKAPIQRLADSVAGVFVPVVIGIAVLTFLVWYLTGGESVTFALTAFIAVLVIACPCALGLATPTAIMVGTGKGAQNGILIKSAEALELVHRAKTIVFDKTGTLTRGKPAVTDTVAVNGFTQSEVLRLAAVAEKGSEHPLGEAIVDAARNARNGDQELPDPEAFESLGGRGVTARVDGKEILMGNRALMAEKGVETFHVENKIQDLENDGKTVMLMSVERKLAGLIAVADTLKEDAAEAIRDLHQMGIETVMITGDNRRTAQAIARRVGIEKVLAEVLPEDKAKEIRRLQSNGQVVAMVGDGINDAPALAQADVGIALGSGTDVAMETGNIVLVRGDLGGVVEALKLSRYTIRKIKENLFWAFFYNTAGIPIAAGVLYPVFGLLLNPVIAAAAMGFSSVSVVSNSLLMNRYRAGSSR from the coding sequence CTGATAACTATGACCAAACAGACAACATTGCAGATAACTGGAATGACGTGTGCCACCTGCGCGGGCACTGTCGAAAATACCCTTTTTGAAGTGCCAGGGGTCTTGAGGGCAAACGTGAATCTGGCTACAGAGAAGGCGACGGTGGAGTATAATCCGGCGCTTGTCTCAGAGAAGGCCCTGGTGGATGCCATCGCTGATGCTGGTTACGGGGTGGTAACCAGTGAGGTGACCCTGGGCCTTGTCGGCATGACATGTGTAAACTGTGCCCAAACCATCGAGAAGGCGCTCCAGGATGTTGATGGTGTGATCTCTGCCAGTGTCAATTTCGCTGCCGAAAAAGCCATAGTCCGCTACAACCCTGAGACAGTCACCCTTGCCGCATTGAAGAAGGCGGTCAGTGATGCGGGCTATCAAGCAGTATTCACCAGCGAATTGGCCGGGGATAGTGAGCGACAGGCCAGAGAGCGCCAATCGCGCCGCCTCAAGATGCTGCTCATGTTCAGCTTCTCGCTGGCCATCCCCATATTCATACTGTCGATGGTTACCCCTCTCGGGCACAGTGCCAACAACCTGCTGCTTCTGGCATTGACTACCCCTATCCAGTTCTTTGTCGGGTGGCAATTCTACGTCGGAACATACAGGGCCATCCGCAACCGTCGGGCCAACATGGATGCCCTGATCGCGCTCGGCACCAGTGCTGCCTATATCTACAGCGTGCTGGTCATTATCTCGATGGAGACCTTTGGCAAGCACGTATACTTCGATACTGCTGCCCTCATCATTTCCATAGTCTTGCTGGGACGGTACCTGGAGGCCCGCGCCAAAGGCAAGACCTCGGAAGCTATCAAGAAGCTCATTGGCCTGCAGGCGAAGACGGCCCATATCCTCGTTGAGGGTAAGGAGATCGAGGTGCCTGTTGAGGAGGTGGCGGTAGACAACATCGTTGTTGTGCGGCCTGGAGAGAAGATAACGGTCGACGGCATTGTTACCGAAGGTACTTCGGCCGTGGATGAATCGATGCTGACTGGGGAGGCGATGCCCAGGGAAAAGAAGGAAGGCGACTCCGTGGTAGGGGCTACCATAAACAAGAACGGATTTCTGAAATTCCGCGCCAGCAGGGTAGGGCAAGAGACAGTGTTGGCGCAGATAATAAGGCTGGTGGAGCAGGCCCAGGGATCAAAAGCGCCGATACAGCGCCTGGCGGACTCTGTCGCCGGAGTCTTTGTGCCCGTGGTCATCGGCATTGCGGTTTTGACCTTTCTTGTCTGGTACCTCACCGGTGGTGAAAGCGTCACCTTTGCCTTGACTGCTTTCATAGCGGTGCTGGTCATCGCCTGTCCGTGTGCGCTGGGCCTGGCGACACCGACAGCCATAATGGTGGGGACTGGCAAGGGAGCTCAAAACGGCATACTGATCAAGAGCGCTGAGGCCCTGGAGCTGGTTCACCGCGCCAAAACCATCGTTTTCGATAAGACAGGAACCCTGACCAGGGGCAAACCAGCAGTGACAGACACGGTGGCCGTCAATGGGTTTACCCAGAGCGAGGTTTTGCGGCTGGCGGCTGTGGCCGAAAAGGGTTCGGAGCACCCTCTGGGAGAGGCCATAGTGGACGCCGCCAGAAATGCCAGAAACGGAGACCAGGAACTGCCGGACCCCGAGGCCTTTGAATCCCTGGGAGGCCGTGGCGTTACGGCCAGGGTAGACGGCAAAGAGATACTTATGGGAAACCGCGCTCTTATGGCTGAGAAGGGTGTCGAGACTTTCCATGTCGAAAATAAGATACAGGACTTGGAGAACGACGGGAAAACGGTCATGCTGATGTCTGTGGAGAGGAAACTGGCGGGACTCATAGCTGTGGCTGATACTCTGAAGGAGGATGCTGCTGAAGCGATCAGGGATCTTCATCAAATGGGCATTGAGACGGTGATGATTACTGGTGACAATCGCCGCACAGCACAGGCCATCGCCCGAAGGGTGGGCATTGAGAAGGTGCTTGCCGAAGTCCTGCCTGAGGACAAGGCCAAGGAAATACGCCGCTTGCAATCCAACGGCCAGGTGGTGGCCATGGTAGGGGACGGTATTAACGACGCCCCTGCCTTGGCCCAAGCTGACGTGGGCATAGCCCTGGGCAGTGGCACAGACGTAGCTATGGAGACCGGCAATATTGTTCTGGTTAGGGGGGATCTGGGGGGTGTGGTGGAGGCCTTGAAACTCAGCCGCTATACCATTCGCAAAATAAAGGAGAACCTCTTCTGGGCGTTCTTCTACAATACTGCCGGCATACCGATTGCGGCGGGGGTGCTCTATCCGGTATTTGGGCTGCTGCTGAACCCGGTAATAGCGGCTGCCGCCATGGGGTTCAGTTCTGTATCGGTGGTGTCCAATTCCCTGCTCATGAACCGCTACCGTGCGGGGTCAAGTCGGTGA
- a CDS encoding dephospho-CoA kinase: protein MRQAAMIVIGLTGGICSGKSTVSGFLAELGAVTVSADEIGHEAFQPYSRTWHEVVQAFGRGILKEGDEIDRQKLGGIVFNDAHALARLNRIMHPAMHRVAQERIERLEQQGIKVIVLEAPLLVEANWLDLVDQVWVTVASEPTVLSRCCRRSGLSEAQARARISSQLPSEERLKYADVVIDTDVSLDEVKARVKELWERLCQHEVTEEKIRRALSQREKKLCQAGSLTHAAVLIPMYQKAGEWYLVLTKRTETLEYHKGQISFPGGAQHERDASLKDTALRESWEEIGLAPADVEILGELDDTATHVTRFLISPYVGVVPYPYDFRVNPREVEELISVPLGVLRDRRNFREEMQWLDGRFVPQYFYRYGNKVIWGATARILKQFLEVVDSISEPDTC, encoded by the coding sequence GTGAGACAAGCAGCCATGATAGTCATTGGCCTCACCGGAGGTATCTGTAGCGGCAAGAGCACCGTTTCCGGATTCCTGGCTGAACTTGGTGCTGTGACCGTCAGTGCCGATGAGATTGGTCACGAGGCCTTCCAGCCGTATTCAAGAACGTGGCATGAGGTAGTGCAGGCTTTTGGCAGAGGGATACTGAAAGAGGGTGATGAAATCGACCGCCAGAAGCTTGGGGGGATCGTCTTCAATGATGCTCACGCCCTGGCGCGGCTGAACCGAATAATGCATCCTGCCATGCATCGCGTGGCGCAGGAGAGAATCGAAAGGCTGGAGCAGCAGGGAATCAAGGTGATAGTGCTTGAGGCACCGCTGCTGGTGGAGGCTAATTGGCTTGATCTGGTAGACCAGGTTTGGGTTACTGTAGCCAGCGAACCGACAGTACTCAGTCGTTGTTGCCGACGGTCTGGACTTTCCGAAGCTCAAGCTCGAGCGCGTATCTCGTCCCAGCTTCCCTCTGAGGAAAGGCTAAAGTATGCCGACGTGGTGATTGATACCGATGTGTCGCTGGACGAGGTCAAGGCCAGGGTCAAAGAGCTCTGGGAGAGGCTTTGCCAACACGAAGTGACGGAGGAGAAGATAAGACGAGCCCTTTCTCAGAGAGAGAAGAAATTGTGCCAGGCCGGGAGCCTGACCCATGCTGCCGTTCTCATACCTATGTACCAGAAGGCTGGCGAGTGGTATCTTGTCCTGACCAAGAGAACGGAAACGTTGGAATATCACAAGGGGCAGATCTCTTTCCCCGGGGGAGCTCAGCACGAGAGAGACGCCAGTCTCAAGGATACTGCTCTCAGGGAAAGTTGGGAGGAAATAGGGCTGGCTCCAGCCGATGTCGAAATTCTGGGCGAGCTAGACGATACGGCCACACATGTCACCAGGTTTCTTATTTCCCCCTATGTGGGAGTCGTCCCTTATCCTTACGATTTCAGGGTGAACCCTAGAGAGGTAGAGGAACTGATCTCCGTTCCACTGGGCGTGCTCCGTGACAGAAGGAATTTCAGAGAAGAAATGCAGTGGCTCGATGGCCGTTTTGTTCCACAGTACTTTTACCGCTACGGTAACAAGGTGATCTGGGGGGCCACCGCCAGAATACTGAAGCAGTTCCTCGAAGTTGTTGACTCAATCAGCGAACCTGACACCTGTTGA
- a CDS encoding enoyl-CoA hydratase, protein MDSVRVETIRPGIALLTMNRPDNRNALSPELIDGLKSALRDTGDDRAIRVVILTGAGKAFCAGADMKGGGLPARAEGYGRLGTAYKYQEELVDLMLLIRELQKPVIAAVNGAAVGGGLAIALHSDIRIASESARFGAVFIRVGLSSCDVGTSYLLPRIVGAGRAAELMLTGRIFGAQEAERIGLVLRVVPDGQLLECALETAELIRENSEYGVWMTKQGLWANLDAPSLRHAIELENRTQVLGVFTDNMEEARQAFQEGRKPRWKPL, encoded by the coding sequence ATGGATAGCGTCAGAGTTGAAACTATCAGGCCTGGCATCGCGCTGTTGACAATGAATCGGCCTGACAACCGCAACGCCTTGTCCCCGGAGCTCATCGACGGCCTCAAATCCGCTCTCAGGGATACCGGTGATGACCGGGCGATTCGGGTGGTGATCCTCACTGGTGCGGGGAAAGCCTTTTGCGCTGGGGCAGATATGAAGGGAGGGGGCTTACCGGCGCGGGCCGAGGGGTACGGCCGGTTGGGCACCGCCTATAAGTACCAGGAGGAACTCGTGGACCTGATGCTGCTCATTCGCGAACTTCAGAAGCCAGTAATAGCCGCCGTGAACGGCGCGGCGGTCGGGGGTGGACTAGCCATCGCCCTCCACTCCGACATCCGCATTGCTTCCGAGTCAGCCCGTTTCGGTGCGGTGTTCATCAGAGTTGGTCTCTCGTCCTGTGATGTGGGGACCAGCTATCTACTGCCGCGCATAGTTGGTGCAGGCAGGGCGGCGGAGCTGATGCTGACCGGACGCATTTTCGGGGCCCAAGAGGCCGAGAGAATCGGCTTGGTTCTCCGGGTGGTGCCTGATGGCCAATTGCTGGAATGTGCCCTGGAGACCGCCGAACTTATCCGGGAAAACAGCGAATACGGCGTGTGGATGACAAAACAGGGACTTTGGGCAAATCTTGACGCACCGAGTCTACGGCACGCTATCGAGCTAGAAAACCGGACTCAGGTGCTGGGCGTATTCACTGACAACATGGAGGAAGCCAGACAGGCCTTTCAGGAAGGCCGCAAACCCCGGTGGAAGCCTCTCTAG